TAGGCCGCGGAATGATTTTCCGCTTCGAGGGCGTGCAGTTTGTGAGCCACGATGCGCAGCTCTTCTTTTAGGACGGCCACCTCTTGTTCGAGGTAGGTGATTTGGGTTTGTAGTTGGGGTTTGGTTGTCATGACCTTGTGGGTTTGGGGTGAAGACCCGGGCCATTGGAGGGGGTAACTTGTTTATACGAGATCGGGCGGGTTCTTGGCAAGACTTCTTGTCACTTTCGTCGCGCGCCCTTCCCTGAAAATCACTTGCAAGCAACCGTCCTGCAGCAAGGACTAGTCCGCGATGGTGCCAGCTCCTTTCCGCATTCTCTTCGTCTGCATGGGCAATATTTGTCGCTCGCCCGCGGCCGAAAACGTCATGCGCTCCCTCATCGAAGAGGAAGGGCTCGGCCAGCAACTAGCCTGCGATTCCGCTGGAACCATTGGCTACCATCAGGGCAATCCCCCGGATGAGCGTATGAGCGCGGCCGGACAGGAGCGGGGCTACCCCTTCACGGGGAGCGCTCGCCAAGTGGAGCCCCAGGATCTTCAGGACTTCCATCTCGTCTTGGCCATGGACCACGCCAATTTGAAGGATTTGCAGCGAATGCGGGTCCCAAAAGGCGTCGAGCCCCGTCTTTTCTGTGAGTTCTGCCGCGAACACGAAGAAAGCGCGGTGCCCGATCCCTATTATGGGGGCGATGCCGGCTTTCGCCATGTCTTGGACTTGATCGAGGACGGGTGTCGTGGAATCCTTGCTACCTGGCGAGCGGGCGGTTTCTCCTCCTAAAGCACCGCCTCCCTTTCCGAGTCTTTTATGAAACGCTTTCTTCTGCTCCTGACCGTTCTCGGCTTTTCTTGGTCCTTGGCCCAAGAACGGGAACCGGAAGAGGCGGAGGAGCCGGCGCCTGAGGCCTTGTCCCACGAGCTGGAGAAGATTCGCGCCTATGTCAGCAAGCGCATTTATGTCACAGGCCAGGTGGTGGAGACCAGCCGGAACCAAGGTGGCTTCGAGTTCCTGCACTTCGACGGCGATCGCAGCTTCCTCGTCGTGATCTCGCCGGATGATGTGCCCAAGTTCGGCCAAGGAGGGCCCATTGCCCGCTACCAAGGGGAGTGGATTCGCTTCTACGGGGAGGTGGAACGCTTCGCCGATTCTCTCCAAATTCGCATCACTTCGCCAGAGCAGGTCAAGATCGCGACCGAGGCCAGCGCCTCTCGCCTCACGGAGCGAGAGGGTTCTCAGTGACGGTCGAGGCCGCGTCGAGGACCCAGCCATCCGCTACAAACTGATGGATGATCACTTGGTTGGCCGCCGGGGGATTCTCCGGGTAAGCGATTTCTAAAACCATCATTTTTTCGGTCACCCCCAGGAGCTCGGAGCGGAGGCGCCGGTAGAGATCGCTCTGCCTCCGGACATAGCCATAAATGACGTGGTCCTCTTCCAAGTCCCGCAGGCGGAAGCATTCCCAGCTCTCTTCACCCCGCTCCACCTCGAGGCTACCGCGAAAACCGAAATTGAAGTAACTGTCCTGGCTGGCAACCACCCGGAAGGTCTGCGGAGTGAGCGGTCGCTCTTCTTGGAAGGCCTCCCAGCTCATATCACAGAAAGCGACGAAACTCTCCCAATCGATTCGGGGCTCTCGTTGACTGAAATCAATCGCCAAGAAGATCTCGCCAAAGTCTTGCCGCTCGACCGCTAGAGCGAGAATGGCATCTCGGAAATTGAGGCTGCCATCAGTGGCAATCCCACGGTGGGGATAGGGGCCATCTTCGTTCTCCTGGTAATACCTTTCCATCAAAGGGCGGACTCGCTCCGGCTCCCGGACATACTGAATCCTTTCTTGCCAAGTTTCGGCTGCCAGAAAGGCTTCGGCGACTGGCTTGGCCTCTCGATACTTTTCCCAGGCCACGCTCACATTGATTTCCTCGGACTCCTCGGTCGCTTGAGGGCCTGGTTCAAACTCAAGCTCAGCCAACAAGAAGCTCGGCTGGGTTTCTTCCGCCTCATCGGATGCTTTCACCGAGTTCCAACCCGTTCGCCCCAAGGCAAAAAGAGTTACTCCACCCAGGAGGAGAGCGCTCACCGCGAGCGCTCCATAACGCACCCAGGGAGGCAGATTCCCCGTCTCACTCCCGGCCGACTCCGTCCGGGCCTTCTCCCAAGTCGGTTGCTGCTCGATCGGTTCGGAAGGCACCATTTTGGGGACGGGCCGGTCTCCTTTGGGAGGCTCTTCTTTTTTTGTTTCGAGCTTGGCCACGATGGGGAGCTTTTCCTCGGGCTCTTCCACAGTGATGAGGAAGCCGGAGTCGGGCTCCTCTTTGATCACCTGCTCCGCCGGTTCCGAAACAGGCGCGGCCGCGGGCGGTGCCGGGGGCATTGGCTCCCTCTCCACAGGCTCCGGCTCTTGGGGAAACTCTCCCGGTGGGAAGGTCTGAAGGAGGTAATTGCAATGCGGACAACAGATCCCCGCTCCCGCTTTGGCCACTTCCATGCGCAGGAGTTCCGGGCACTTCGGGCAACTGAGAATCATCCACTCGGACTCCTTGAGGGCAGCTGGCATCGTCGACAACTGGCTAGAAGGATTCCAGGAAATTGAGAGGCTCGGGCGGAGACAGCGAGACCCGATAATCGTCCCGCCCGCCCGTGGCCCGACGCACCACGGAGGCTTTGCGGACGGTGGTCCCGTCCGAAGCGGTGACATCGTCTTGGATCGCCTCCGCCAGGACGGGCACCACGACCGCGGCATAGGGATCGATGCCCTCCACCACGGGAGCCTGAGGGATGACGCTGGTGGCACCCGTGGCCGCGTAGGGAAGGGGCGTGGCGATCCATGGGGCGAGGCTGCCTTCCCGATCGAAGAGAAGATCCGACTCGCGCGTGTGGACATGACAGCGCCCCGTGACCGCTTGGCCCGGCTTGAGGTATTCGGTGTAGGTGGTGCGATTCATAATGCGCTGGCCCCCTTCGGCATCGATGACCTCATAGCAGTAGTCGGTAGCCGGCCGACCCGAAATCCGGCACATCTCGGCGGGGGTCAAGGTGCCGGGAGGCAGGATTTCGCCCGGCGGCTGGCGTCGGTAGGCCTCGTTCATGATGGCAGTCCAAATCGGAAGGACCGTTTCGTTGCTGAAAGCGCCCGGATAAATGCCCCTCGGAAAGTCGAAGCCAGCCCAGACTCCGCAGGTCAGGTCGGCGTTGTAGCCGATGAACCAATTGTCTGTGAAATTGTAAGCCGTGCTCGTCTTGCCGGCAGCCGTTTCATCTTCCAAGCCATAGCGCAGGTAAGCCTGGCTGCCGGTTCCCTCTTCGAGAGCAGCTCTCAGAGAATGGTGCACTTGGAAAGCGGTCTCTTCGTCGGTCACCCGCTGGAGGGGCGGCGTGGGGGGCAACTGATAGACCAGGCGCCCCTCAGCGTCCTCGATCCGGTCCACCAAGGTGAGCTCTTCTGGTATCACCCCGCCATTGGGGAAAGCGGTGAAGGCTCGGCAATATTCCTTTAGGCTGATGGGTTCTTGTCCCACAAAGAGCTTATTGAAGTAGCGCTCGGCCGGCATGGCGATCCCGAAGCGCCGCACGAAATCGAGGACCCGAGTCAGGCCGATTTCCTCGCCCAGACGGACCGTGGAACCAATCTTCGAAAAAAGCAGCGCTTGGCGGGCGGTGATTTCCCCGGCGTGGTAATTGACATTCGATTCCACTCCCCATTCTCCGAGAATGCCCGTGATTCCTCCGACCATGACCCGCCGGGCATCGATCGGCTCATCAAGCACAAGGCTGGCCGGGTGGTGATCGCCTTGCTCAAAAGCAGCCCCGTAAACAAAGGTCGTGAAGCCGGTCCCAGCCGGCCGCCGGGCTTGGAGCGCACGGTTGAACTCGCTGTCCTCGTAGTCGCGTCCCCCGACCAAGGCTCGCACCCGGCCACTCCGGTTGTCGATCACCAGGGCGGCCCCTTGCAGGTAATTTTGCCGACCGGCCTCTCCGCGATCGCGACGCTCTTGGAACTCGGCGTAGGTCTCATGGCCATACTCCTCGCGATTCTCCACCTTGGTCAGCTGCTCTTGGAGCGCCTCCTGGGCCCGCTGCTGGAGTTCTTGGTCGATGGTGGTGTAAATGCGAAAGCCCCCTTCCATGGCCTTATCAAAGCCCACCTGCTGGATGACTTGGGCCCGCACCCGCTGAAGGACATAGGAGTCTTTCAAGACTTTGGGATTGAGGACCACCGGTCGGGCCTTGAATTGGAGGTAATCACTTTCATGCAGCATTTTCTCCGTTTTCATTCGGAGCAGCACATTGTTGCGAGAGTTCTTCGCTCGCTCGGGATGGCGGAGTGGGGTGAGATTTTCCGGGCTTTTCACCAGGCCCACCAAGAGAGCCGATTCGTCAATCGTGAGATCCCGCGGTTCCTTGCCAAAATAACCCTGGGCAGCCGCATACACTCCGTAAAAGCCGCTCCCGAAGTAGATCCGATTGAGATACATTTCGAGAATCTCGGACTTGGTGAACTCCTTCTCGATGCGACGAGCTAAGAAAGCTTCCACGATCTTTCGCTTCAGGCTTCGCTCCATCAGATCATAGGCATTTCGGGCCAGCTGCTGGGTGATGGTGCTGGCGCCCTGGGTGGTGCGGCCCGCTAGGGCATTCAAAATCGCGGCCCGCATGATGCCGATGTAGTCCACCCCCTCGTGCTCGAAGAAGCGGGAATCCTCCGCCGCAGTGATCGCTTGGATGAAATGCATCGGCAAATCGGTCAGGCGCACGATTCGTCGATTCATGGTGTAGATCCGACCAATCTCCCGGCCAGCATTGTCATAGACCGAGCTGGCAACCTCCAGATCGTTGATACTGGCAAAGTCAAACTCCTCCGCCCTTTCCTTGTAGGGCTTAAGAAAAAGAAGCAGGCCGATCAACACCAACAACCCGACCGTCACACCACACAAAAGAGTCCAGAGAAACCACGGACGGGTGTAGAAGTGGTTTTTGTAAACCTGAGGCTTCCGTTTCTTGTTGGCTTTGCCCATAGCGCAGGGTTGGCAGGGACGCGAAACTCGGCCCGCCGAGGACAAGAACCACGACATCCCGACTCCCGCAAGCCCCCATCCTAGGCGAAGCCGAGGCCGTCTTTCGCCTGAGCGCCTGAGCTCTTGGCTCTCGCGGATGGAACAGCCGTTTTCCTTGGCTGATGGGACTTGCCGAAAGCAATCAGGACACTAGAGTCCCTCTGGCAAGCTGGGGTGGTGAAATTGGTAGACACGCTTGGTTTAGGTTCAAGTGCTTCACGGCGTGCAGGTTCGAGTCCTGTCCCCAGTATGGTTTCCTCTTGTGCCCGCAGCGAGGAGCCTTTTTGGAAACCGCCTCCCGCAACGCCTCTCCCACCAGGCTGCCGAATCAAGTGGTGGAACGGCCGTGCGCCTTTCGGGTCAGACCAAGGCACAGGGAGGGCGTGGTGCGGGCACGACCCAGCCTCCTCCCCAAAACCGGAAACTTGAAACTTCCGGCTCTTGGCCTCCCAGAAGCAATCGAGCAGGGGCCAGGAAAGCACCACCAACCCGAGCCCCAACACCAGCCACCCCAGACCAGCAAGGCGCCGTCGCAGCCAGAGAAGCCCGCCCGTCCAGCCCGCCACTCCAAAGTAAGCCAAGAGGCTCTGCAGGGGGAGGCAGGCCTCGACTCCGGAGGGACCAGCCCAGACCACCGTTGCCAACAAAGGCAGAAAAAAGAGGAGGGCCAGGCCATCGACTGTCCGCGCCCCCACTCGGGTCGCTCCTGCAAAAAAGGCAATGAGGTAACCGAGCGTCCCCAGCCAGAGCAGGCCGATCGGCAGGCTGCTGTCGACCAAAAGAGACCACCCTTGAAGCCCCTCCGGCGAAGCCGTCTGGGCGGCCTCGCCAGAAGGCAGGGGCCCTTGGGTGGCCCACTGCAAAAAAAGCGGCAGATTGACGAGGGCGACCGTCAGCAAACTCACCCCGATGGCACCGCTTAGGCGACGCCAAGCACCCCGGGACTCTCCCGGTCGCTCTCCCAGGGCAATAGCCAGCAGGATCAGCCAAACCGCCAGCAAAAGCCATCCGCCCACCCAGAGCGAAGACGCCACCAGCCCGGCCGCTGTCCCCAAACCCGCAGCCGAAAGGCCGTTGGGATGGCGGGCCATGAGGAGCGCGGCCCAAAGCGTCCCGGCCAGCCCCAGCCAAAGTCCACTCGAAAGACTGAAGACCTCGGATCGACCCCACATCCCCGGCAGCAAAGGAAGCCAAATCCCCAAGATGACCGCCGCCAGCACAGAGTGGCGGAACGACACCACCCAGACCAACAAACCACAACCCAACGCCAGCCAAACGGCATCCAGGAAGCGAGCCGTCGCCAGCAGATCTCCCTCTCCTGCGAAGACGCCATGCAGCCATTGGGTGCTCCGCAGCATCCCCAGAGGCGAATCCATACTCCACACCCCCGATTCCATCTCCGCCACCAGTTGGACCTCCCCTGGCTGGGCCGGAGAAAGCGGCCCATTCGGCAGCAGCCAAAACAAGGCCCAGACAAAACTCGCCACCGTCGGCACCAGAGCCATCGGGTGCCAGAGCTGCCGAGTGGAAACCGCTCGCCGCTTCCCCGGGAGGTAGGCGGCTTCCATTCCGTAAGTCAGATTCCCATTCATTGGCCTCCGCCCCTTCATAGAAAGCCGCCACTAGGTCAAGCGACCACCCTCCGCCAGTTCAGAAAAATATCTTGACATCAAGATAAATTCGGGTTACCGAGAAGGATGCTTGGTCAGCAGACCCAGACCAAAGTTCCAGCCACCAAGGTTTTCTTGGTGCTCTGGCGAGCTTGGGATCGTTTGAAGGCGGTGGATCGTCGAAGCATCGCCACCACCGGCCTGAATTTTTCGGATTTCGCCGTTCTGGAGGCCTTGCTTCACAAGGGCCCCTTACCGGTCAACACCATTGGTCGGAAAGTGGGCCTCACCAGCGGCTCCATCACCACGGCAGTGGATCGACTGGAGGCAAAAAAGCTCGTGCGCCGGGTTACCAGTCCGGAAGACGGGCGCGTCGTGCTAGTGCACCTGACCGCCTCGGGCCGTCGACTCATTGAGCGAGCCTTCGACGCCCATGCCGAAAACCTGGAAACAGCCCTCGACCACCTCAACCAAAACGAACGTAAAGCCCTCGTGCGCTTATTGAAAAAACTCGGCACCCTCCTCCCGGAATAAAATTTTTGCTCAAGTATCTTGAAGTCAAGACAATCACCCACCTGAATATGAACCTGACAGAAGCTCCCCATCCGGCCACCGCGACGGCCTCCCCGGGCCTCCATCATCTCACCGCCATCGCCAGCTCCGCGTCGGAGAACCACCGCTTCTACACCGAAGTCCTCGGCTTGCGTTTGGTGAAGAAAACCGTCAACTTTGACGATCCCCACACCTACCATCTTTATTACGGCGATGAGGTCGGCTCGCCTGGCACGATCCTCACCTTCTTTCCTTGGGAGGACCTCTCTCCCGGTCGGGCCGGCGCCGGATCCGTCACCTCCCTTGCCTTCGAAATCCCCGAGGGCAGTGCCTCCTGGTGGACGGCTCACCTCGCCCGCCACGATCTCCGCCCTGAGGCCGAAGTCCGCTTCGGTCAAAAGACCTTGGTCTTCTCTGATCCGGACGGCCTCGGCCTGGCACTCGTGGAAACCCCAGCCAGCCAAAGCCAGCCTTGGGGCCAAGGCACCGTGCCGGCCCTCCACGCCATCCGGCGCTTTCACTCCGCCACCTTGAGCTATCGCAAAGTGGGCGAAGTGGCCCAGCTTTTGCAAGGACCTTTCGGCTTAGAGGAAGCAGGACAGGAGGGCGCTCGCACCCGCTACGCCTTCACGAGCGAAGGCGCTTCGGGCTACCTGGATCTCGTAATGGACCCCAGCCTGCCGCCCGGTCGCCAAGGCACAGGGACCGTTCATCACCTGGCCTTGCGGGCGCGCGATGACCAGCATGAACGAGAACTTCGCGAGCACCTCACTCGCTTTCACCCCACGCCGGTCATCGACCGACAATACTTCCACTCGGTCTACTTTCGGGAACCCGGAGGGGTACTCTTCGAAATCGCGACCGATCAACCCGGTTTCTCAGTCGACGAACCACTCGAAGCCCTCGGCCAAAGCCTTCTTCTCCCTCCCCAGCACGAAGCCTTGCGAGCGCAGCTGGAGCGGACGCTTCCTCGTTTGGACAGCTGTCTAACCTTCCGCCACCGGTGGGAAGAAGCCAAGCACTCCACCGGACGCACCCTTTTCGCCTTCCACGGCACCGGAGGCAATGAGAACGACCTCCTGCCCTTCGTCCGTCAACTGGATGCGCAATCGGCCATTCTCAGCCCTCGGGGCAAGGTCTTGGAAAACGGCATGCCCCGCTTCTTCCGTCGCCTGCGTGAAGGCCTGTTCGATGAAGAAGACCTCATCGCGCGGACCGACGAATTAGCCGCCTTTCTCCGCCAAGCCGCGCGGGAATACCCCGTGGAAGGCAAGCGCCTGGCCATTGGCTACTCCAACGGAGCCAACATCGCGGCCTCGCTTCTCTTGCAGCAACCGGACACTTTGGATGGTGCCATTCTTCTGCGTGCCATGTTGCCGCGGGAAGTCGCGAGCTTGCCAGACCTCTCGGGCAAGACCGTTCTCCTGCTGACCGGGGAGAGCGATTCCCTCATTCCCCGCGCCAGCAGCCTCCGTCTTTTGGAACTTTTGGAAGAAGCCGGTGCGGAAGTGGCTCATCATGATCTGCCCACTGGTCACAGCCTGGTCCCGGAAGACCTCACCCTTTCGAAAACCTGGCTGCAGGAAAATGCCTGAAGCCCCTCCTATCTCCTACCACACTCGAAGCAAAGAAACTGCGAACCCATACCCAAATCCATGAATGCCATCATCCAACTCCTCGGCCGTCTCGCCCTCACCGCCATCTTCGCCTTGAGCGCCCTGGGCAAACTCTCGGACTTCCCCGGAACCGTCGAAAAAATGAAAAGCGTCTCGGTCCCCGCACCGGAAGTCCTGCTACCGATTTCGATCGCCGCCCTCGTCTTGGGAAGTCTCTCTTTGGCCTTGGGGCTTCGCGCCCGACTGGGAGCGCTCGCCCTCATCGGCTTCCTCATGGCGGCCACCTGGTTCTTCCACAATCCCTCCGATCCTGAACAAATGATTGCCTTCCTCAAGAACCTCGCCCTCATGGGCGGCCTCCTCATGGTGGTGAGCTCAGGCTCGGGCTCGCTCTCGCTCGATCGTCTGCTCTTCAAAAAGAAAAAGAAGTAATACCAAGCTGCAGAATTGGCTGGTAGAATGGCCGAGTGGATTTCGGGCCAGACCAAGGCGCGACGAGGGCGCGGTGCAGGCACCGTAACCGAGGAGCAACGCAGCGCTGGCTCGAAAGACACCGGCTCTCCCTTCCTCGCGCTTCAGCGCCTCTTCCCCACAACACCTCCCCTCCATTCTTCCAGTGAATTCTGGTGGTTGGTATAAGGCCCACGCCATGAACACCATTGCCCTCGACCAAGTCCGGGAGGCCCTTTCCGCCCAGCCGAAGCCCCACCTGCTCGACGTTCGCTTGGCCGATGACTTCGCCGTCTCCCACATCCAGGGAGCCGAAAGCGCCCCCGTCTTCCCCGTCACGTTTCTGCAAGACGTGGCCGCCCTCGTCGACCGGAAAGACACCCCCCTCCTCGTCTACGGGGCGGACGCCGAAAGCCGTGAATCCCAACTGGCCGCCGAAAAGCTCGAAAACGCTGGCTACACCGCCGTGCGGGATTTCATGGGCGGCTTGGCGGCTTGGGAACAGGCGGGAGGTCCAGTGGAGAGGGGAGCCACGCCGCCGCCGCCCCCGGCGGCCCCCGAGGGAGAACTGGCCGTCGATCTGGCCGCCAGTCGTCTAGAATGGACCGGGCGCAACCTTCTCAACAAACACTGGGGCACGCTGCCCCTGAAAACCGGCGCCCTCGGCTTCGAAGGGGGGAAGCTGGTCAGCGGCTCCTTCGTCTTGGACCTCACTGGCATGGAATGCACTGACTTGGCAGGGCAGGAACTCCATCAAGTGCTCATCGACCACCTCCAGAGCGATGACTTCTTTCACACCGCCCAGTATCCCGAGGCTCAATTTGTCATCAGCGGAAGCCGCGTTCTGGAACCGACCAGCCTGGGAGCACCCAATCTCGCCCTTGAGGGCCACTTGACCCTCAAGGGCCAAACCCTTCCGCTCCAAATTCAAGCCGTGACCGGCCTGACGCCCGATGGCAAGGCCGCCGCCCAAGCGACTCTCTCCATCGACCGCACCCTCTGGCAGATTATCTACGGCTCGGGAAAACTCTTTCGCAATCCCGGCATGCATCTCGTCAATGACCTCATCGACATCGAACTAAAAATCGTGACCCTATAACCAGTAACCCAAACAACCGAACAAAATGAAATCCAGACCCGCCCTCCTCCTCGCCGCCAGCTTCTTCGCCTTTTGGAGTTGCGCTGAAAACCCAGCCGACACCACCGCCGATGCCGAAGTCGGCGAAGCCCAAGAACAAGTCTCCACCCCAGCCCCTGGGGAAAGCGCCATCACTTATGTCTTGAGCGATGCCTCGACCATCGAATTTCTCGGCTCCAAGGCCGTGGGCAGCCACGGAGGCGGCTTCCGTGAATTCAGCGGACAATTCACCGTCGATGACGGCCAGTTGGTCGGAGATCAAAATAGCTTTGTCATCGATATGAAGTCCACCTGGTCGGACAACGACAACCTGACCAAACACCTGAAAAACGATGACTTCTTCAGCGTGCCCGACTTCCCCACCTCGACCTTCGTCCTGACCGGGATCGAAGAAAAGAGTCCCGGGCAATACAGCGTCACTGGCAATCTAGAGCTTCGCGGCGTCACCAAATCAGTGACCTTTCCGGCCGAAGTAGAAGTAAGTGATAGCCAAGTCACCATGAAGTCGAAGTTCGACATCAATCGCTTCGATTGGAATATCAAATACGCCGGAATGCAGGACAACCTCATTCGCCCCGAAGTCGTCATCACGCTCGATCTCATCGCTGAGCCAAAAGCCTGAGACCGCCTTTTCATTCCCCTCTCCTTGCCACCAACCGGACCCGGAAGCGGGTCCGGTTCTTTTTTGCTGAGACGCTCCTCCCTACCCTTCTCCTCATACCAAGCTGCAGAATTGGCTGGTAGAATGGCCGAGTGGATTTCGGGCCAGACCAAGGCGCGACGAGGGCGCGGTGCAGGCACCGTAACTGAGGAGCAACGCAGGGCTGGCTCGAAAGACACCGGCTCTCCCTTCCCCGCGCTTCAGCGCCTCTTCCCCACAACACCTTCCCTCCATTCTACCAGTCAATTCTGGAGGTTGGTATCAGGTGCGGGAGTTTGGTAGAAGGACCTTGCCAAAGAAGAGCATTTGGACTACACTACCTTTCTTTTTAACCCCTCAACTTCATGCCCCATCCCGCTGACACGGGAGCTCAGGTCGGGTCTTCTCACGCTGCCACTCTTCTCCTTGCGGCCGACGGCCAGATCCAAGGAATCGACGACCAAGCTTCCGCCCTTCTCGGTTACGACCAACGAGAATTTCTTGGAAGGACCCTCCCCACACTCTTTCCCCAGCTGGAAGGAGAAGGCCATGCCCCAACGAGTGGGGGCACCTCTCCTCCCCCTTCCACCTCCTTCGAAACAATCGCCCATCGCAAAGATGGCTCCTCCATTCAGCTCGAATGCACCATTCGCCCTTTCGAGAGCGCAAGCGGACCTCAGCGACTCTTCTCATTCCGTCCTGCCAAAAGTGAGCGCTCTTCCCTCGATAATCTTGACTACCACTTCGATCTCTTGGAGCAGGCGGAAAAAATCGGCAAAATTGGCCATTGGCGGATCGATCTCAAAAACAACGAAGTTTTTTGGTCGAAAGAAATCTACCGGATCCATGGAGTGGATCCCGAGACCTATCAGCCTCAACTGGCCGAGGCGATCAATTTCTATCATCCAGAGGACCGACCGTCCATCCAGGAAAAGGTCCACGGATCGATCGAATATGGAAGTGATTTCACATTCGAAGCCCGGTTGCTCCAGCCAGATGGTTCCGAACGGATCGTCCGCTCCTCTGGTCGTCGCGCCACGGAGGAGGACCAGGATGCCGATTTCATTATTGGAGTCTTTCAAGACATCACCGATCTGAGGAAGGCCCAGGATCAACTCATCGAATCCGACTACATCAAGAAAGCGCATGCCGATGCCACCAATGACGGCCTCTGGGATTGGCACTTGCAGGAAGACTATGAATACATGTCTCCTCGCTTTTGGAGCATGCTCGGCTATGCGCCGGAAGAGAAAACTCATTCGCCCAAGGAATGGCAGACACTCATCTTTCCCGAAGATCTCAAGCTCGCCCTAGAATGCTATGAAAAGCACGTCGCAAGCCGAGGCCAACATCCCTTTCATTTGGAGGCTCGCTATCCTCACAAAAACGGATCGACGATCTGGGTCATTTGTCGGGGAGAAGTCATCGAATGGGCCGAGGACGGGACGCCCCTTCGCATGATCGGGACCCATACCGACATCACGTCCTTCAAAGAAACCGAGATCGAACTCCGTGCGGCCAAGGCGGAATTAGAGGAATTTGCCTACCGCACCTCGCATGACCTTCGCTCCCCCCTCGTCTCCTCCCTGGGTCTTCTTGGTCTCATTGAGGACTGCTTGGAAAATGATGAAATGGAAGAGGCCTTGGAGGGAGTGGACCATATACGCAAGTCCCTCAAGAAACTGGAAGCCTTGGTCAAGGATATCCTCGCACTC
The Verrucomicrobiota bacterium genome window above contains:
- a CDS encoding low molecular weight protein-tyrosine-phosphatase, which produces MVPAPFRILFVCMGNICRSPAAENVMRSLIEEEGLGQQLACDSAGTIGYHQGNPPDERMSAAGQERGYPFTGSARQVEPQDLQDFHLVLAMDHANLKDLQRMRVPKGVEPRLFCEFCREHEESAVPDPYYGGDAGFRHVLDLIEDGCRGILATWRAGGFSS
- a CDS encoding transglycosylase domain-containing protein, whose protein sequence is MGKANKKRKPQVYKNHFYTRPWFLWTLLCGVTVGLLVLIGLLLFLKPYKERAEEFDFASINDLEVASSVYDNAGREIGRIYTMNRRIVRLTDLPMHFIQAITAAEDSRFFEHEGVDYIGIMRAAILNALAGRTTQGASTITQQLARNAYDLMERSLKRKIVEAFLARRIEKEFTKSEILEMYLNRIYFGSGFYGVYAAAQGYFGKEPRDLTIDESALLVGLVKSPENLTPLRHPERAKNSRNNVLLRMKTEKMLHESDYLQFKARPVVLNPKVLKDSYVLQRVRAQVIQQVGFDKAMEGGFRIYTTIDQELQQRAQEALQEQLTKVENREEYGHETYAEFQERRDRGEAGRQNYLQGAALVIDNRSGRVRALVGGRDYEDSEFNRALQARRPAGTGFTTFVYGAAFEQGDHHPASLVLDEPIDARRVMVGGITGILGEWGVESNVNYHAGEITARQALLFSKIGSTVRLGEEIGLTRVLDFVRRFGIAMPAERYFNKLFVGQEPISLKEYCRAFTAFPNGGVIPEELTLVDRIEDAEGRLVYQLPPTPPLQRVTDEETAFQVHHSLRAALEEGTGSQAYLRYGLEDETAAGKTSTAYNFTDNWFIGYNADLTCGVWAGFDFPRGIYPGAFSNETVLPIWTAIMNEAYRRQPPGEILPPGTLTPAEMCRISGRPATDYCYEVIDAEGGQRIMNRTTYTEYLKPGQAVTGRCHVHTRESDLLFDREGSLAPWIATPLPYAATGATSVIPQAPVVEGIDPYAAVVVPVLAEAIQDDVTASDGTTVRKASVVRRATGGRDDYRVSLSPPEPLNFLESF
- a CDS encoding MarR family transcriptional regulator, encoding MLGQQTQTKVPATKVFLVLWRAWDRLKAVDRRSIATTGLNFSDFAVLEALLHKGPLPVNTIGRKVGLTSGSITTAVDRLEAKKLVRRVTSPEDGRVVLVHLTASGRRLIERAFDAHAENLETALDHLNQNERKALVRLLKKLGTLLPE
- a CDS encoding VOC family protein; protein product: MNLTEAPHPATATASPGLHHLTAIASSASENHRFYTEVLGLRLVKKTVNFDDPHTYHLYYGDEVGSPGTILTFFPWEDLSPGRAGAGSVTSLAFEIPEGSASWWTAHLARHDLRPEAEVRFGQKTLVFSDPDGLGLALVETPASQSQPWGQGTVPALHAIRRFHSATLSYRKVGEVAQLLQGPFGLEEAGQEGARTRYAFTSEGASGYLDLVMDPSLPPGRQGTGTVHHLALRARDDQHERELREHLTRFHPTPVIDRQYFHSVYFREPGGVLFEIATDQPGFSVDEPLEALGQSLLLPPQHEALRAQLERTLPRLDSCLTFRHRWEEAKHSTGRTLFAFHGTGGNENDLLPFVRQLDAQSAILSPRGKVLENGMPRFFRRLREGLFDEEDLIARTDELAAFLRQAAREYPVEGKRLAIGYSNGANIAASLLLQQPDTLDGAILLRAMLPREVASLPDLSGKTVLLLTGESDSLIPRASSLRLLELLEEAGAEVAHHDLPTGHSLVPEDLTLSKTWLQENA
- a CDS encoding DoxX family protein; translation: MNAIIQLLGRLALTAIFALSALGKLSDFPGTVEKMKSVSVPAPEVLLPISIAALVLGSLSLALGLRARLGALALIGFLMAATWFFHNPSDPEQMIAFLKNLALMGGLLMVVSSGSGSLSLDRLLFKKKKK
- a CDS encoding YceI family protein — encoded protein: MNTIALDQVREALSAQPKPHLLDVRLADDFAVSHIQGAESAPVFPVTFLQDVAALVDRKDTPLLVYGADAESRESQLAAEKLENAGYTAVRDFMGGLAAWEQAGGPVERGATPPPPPAAPEGELAVDLAASRLEWTGRNLLNKHWGTLPLKTGALGFEGGKLVSGSFVLDLTGMECTDLAGQELHQVLIDHLQSDDFFHTAQYPEAQFVISGSRVLEPTSLGAPNLALEGHLTLKGQTLPLQIQAVTGLTPDGKAAAQATLSIDRTLWQIIYGSGKLFRNPGMHLVNDLIDIELKIVTL
- a CDS encoding YceI family protein, giving the protein MKSRPALLLAASFFAFWSCAENPADTTADAEVGEAQEQVSTPAPGESAITYVLSDASTIEFLGSKAVGSHGGGFREFSGQFTVDDGQLVGDQNSFVIDMKSTWSDNDNLTKHLKNDDFFSVPDFPTSTFVLTGIEEKSPGQYSVTGNLELRGVTKSVTFPAEVEVSDSQVTMKSKFDINRFDWNIKYAGMQDNLIRPEVVITLDLIAEPKA
- a CDS encoding PAS domain-containing protein; protein product: MPHPADTGAQVGSSHAATLLLAADGQIQGIDDQASALLGYDQREFLGRTLPTLFPQLEGEGHAPTSGGTSPPPSTSFETIAHRKDGSSIQLECTIRPFESASGPQRLFSFRPAKSERSSLDNLDYHFDLLEQAEKIGKIGHWRIDLKNNEVFWSKEIYRIHGVDPETYQPQLAEAINFYHPEDRPSIQEKVHGSIEYGSDFTFEARLLQPDGSERIVRSSGRRATEEDQDADFIIGVFQDITDLRKAQDQLIESDYIKKAHADATNDGLWDWHLQEDYEYMSPRFWSMLGYAPEEKTHSPKEWQTLIFPEDLKLALECYEKHVASRGQHPFHLEARYPHKNGSTIWVICRGEVIEWAEDGTPLRMIGTHTDITSFKETEIELRAAKAELEEFAYRTSHDLRSPLVSSLGLLGLIEDCLENDEMEEALEGVDHIRKSLKKLEALVKDILALTATKTVAIRNEPLNLGSLIDEAIESMAHLKNFDRLRIIRNFSYHGEVFLDRRRLTLILENLISNAIKYQDPEEKDPYICLSIKRVEGQIAIQVEDNGLGIPPEHHPDLFKMFHRFHSQVSFGSGLGLYMVKKSAELLSGTLTFASREQGASFRLTLPMEALPETPKSLFEPLKNQLS